TGGTAAAGGTGGGGTGGATTACACGGCCAAGTGTAATCCCTGAAGATGCTGACAAGTGTCCACGTTGACATTGCTTCTTGGTAAATGAGAGGTTATCGAGTTGAGGACATACGCTGGTCGCACCAGATGGTGAAATTGAGGGTCCGTACATGAGCTTACGGAGAACTCTGTACTAAATCTACAGATGTTCTTTGAGTTATCACCGACCCCGGTGATCTGTGCTGTGACTCGGTGACGTGGAAGTCCCAGCAACTGAGCGGCACGTTCTGTGATTAACGTGCCCTCAGAGCCATGATCGATCAAGGCTCGAATAACGGCAGTTTGTCCGGTGCTGTTATTATGTAGTTGTACTAGAGCTGTGGCCAGCAAAATGGATCGAGTTGACTGCGCGGCAGTGGCCATCAGCACTGTAGTGGAATCGGAAGGATAAGCAAGATCGGAGCTCTCGCTTGCTGCGTTCTGAATAATCGGTGATGGGCTGGTATACGTCGTGGGGAAGTGAAGCAGGGTATGGTGACGCTGTCCGCATTTTAAACAATTCTTGTTACTGCCACACTGCGACAAGGGATGATGGATGCTGAGGCAATTTAGACATGCCTTTGTATGGTCAATGATTCGTTTGCGGGCAAAGCAAtccttggacaaaaaatcaggACACCGCCGCAAAATGTGTTGCCCCTTACAGTGTACGCAAGAGATGGGACCGCTGGTTCCAGTCGTGGTGTGGAACATGCTGCCCTTGTAGAAGCCGGAACCCTTTTGCGTGGGATTTTGGCGTGCATAATTTGTCGATTTGTTGATCGTAGAGTTGTGCGTGGGCTGTGAACATTTCCGGTTCTCAATGATGTTCATGCTGACGAGGCGAGTGTTGAGGAAGGTTTCCAAGTCGAGGAAACTCGGAATGTCGCTGGAGTTTCCCAAGCAATGCTCCCAGGCTTGTACAGTTGTCGTAGGTAATCTAGCGATCAAATGATGGACTATCCATTGCGTGCTAGAATGGATATTCGTTTTGAGACGATTGAACTCGTTGATGCATACGTTGGTTACGTTCAGCATATGTTTGATCTCTGATGAGCTTTCCCTTGAGATAAAGGGTAAGTCGTAGAGAGCGTTCATGTGGTGCATGAATTGTAAACGGGGGCTATCATAGCGTTTGATGATGAGATCCCATGCGATTGTGTAGGCGCCATCCGTTAGTTCCATTTGGTGTACATCTTGGTCCTGCTCTTTAGGTAGTGCTTGCTTGAGGAAATGGAATCGCTGAATATTTGACAACGCCTGGTTCTGGTGAATGAGTTGCATAAACGGATCATGGAAAGCTGGCCAATCTGTATACTTTCCGGAAAAATTAGGTACTGGAAGTTGGACTGCCGCACCAGGGCCGAGCATTTTAGGAACAGGCGTCGCTTGTTGCTCGGCGCACGCTTGTAGCTGACTGGGGAAAAGTGTTTCGGACTCCGTAGATATTAAATAGAACGCTGTGATAAATTCCTCTTCAAACTGGTCCGCTAAATTATCGACGAGGAATTaagtcccgaaatcttcggaccctggttcgccaattctggccattatcattttcccgagttttgacgctgcccaacaccccagccgccattattgtttacctttttttcaagaggatgcgccattatgcacggtataccaggtgaaagctaatttttagcccattcgaatggtacctgtcctaTTAAAATCTcccccactgattttgaggaatcaagtcccgaaatcttcggaccctggttcgccaattctggccattatcattttcgcGAGATTtcacgctgcccaacaccccagccgccattattgtttacctttttttcaagaggatgcgccattatgcacggtataccacgagaaagctaatttttagcccattcgaatggtacctgtcccattaaaatctctcccacagattttgaggaatcaagtcccgaaatcttcggaccctggtttgccaatactgggcattatcattttcccgagttttgacgctgcccaaaaccccagccgccattattgtgTACCTTTtcttcaagaggatgcgccattatgcacggtataccaggtgaaagctaatttttagcccattcgaatggtacctgtcctattaaaatctctcccactgattttgaggaatcaagtcccgacatcttcggaccctggttcgccaattctggccattatcattttcccgagttttgacgctgcccaaaaccccagccgccattattgtttaccttttcttcaagaggatgcgccattatgcacggtataccaggtgaaagctaatttttagcccattcgaatggtacctgtcccattaaaatcgctcccactgattttgaggaatcaagtcccgaaatcttcggaccctggttcgccaatactgggcattatcattttcccgagttttgacgctgccaaacaccccagccgccattattaatgtttacctttttttaaagaggatgcgccattatgcaccgTATACCatgagaaagcttatttttagcccattcgaatggtacccgtcccattaaaatcgctcccacagattttgaggaatcaagggccccaattttcggaccctggttcgccaatactggccattatcattttcccgggtttgacgctgcccaacaccccagccgacATTATTAATGCttacccttttttaaagaggatgcgccactatgcacggtataccacgagaaagctaatttttagcccattcgaatggtacctgtcccattaaaatctctcccactgattttgaggaatcaagtcccgaaattttcggaccctggttcgccaatactgggcattatcattttcccgagtttggacgctgcccaacaccccagccgccattattgtttaccttttttcaagaggatgcgccattatgcacggtataccaggtgaaagctaatttttagcccattcgaatggtacctgtcctattaaaatctctcccacagattttgaggaatcaagtcccgaaatcttcggaccctggttcgccaattctggccattatcattttcccgagttttgacgctgcccaacaccccagccgccattattgtttacctttttttcaagaggatgcgccattatgcacggtataccaggtgaaagctaatttttagcccattcgaatggtacctgtcctaTTAAAATCTcccccactgattttgaggaatcaagtcccgaaatcttcggaccctggttcgccaattctggccattatcattttcgcGAGATTtcacgctgcccaacaccccagccgccattattgtttacctttttttcaagaggatgcgccattatgcacggtataccacgagaaagctaatttttagcccattcgaatggtacctgtcccattaaaatttctcccacagattttgaggaatcaagtcccgaaatcttcggaccctggtttgccaatactgggcattatcattttcccgagttttgacgctgcccaaaaccccagccgccattattgtgTACCTTTtcttcaagaggatgcgccattatgcacggtataccaggtgaaagctaatttttagcccattcgaatggtacctgtcctattaaaatcgctcccactgattttgaggaatcaagtcccgacatcttcggaccctggttcgccaattctggccattatcattttcccgagttttgacgctgcccaacaccccagccgccattattgtttaccttttttcaagaggatgcgccattatgcacggtatacattatcattttcccgagttttgacgctgcccaaaaccccagccgccattattgtgTACCTTTtcttcaagaggatgcgccattatgcacggtataccaggtgaaagctaatttttagcccattcgaatggtacctgtcctattaaaatctctcccactgattttgaggaatcaagtcccgacatcttcggaccctggttcgccaattctggccattatcattttcccgagttttgacgctgcccaacaccccagccgccattattgtttaccttttttcaagaggatgcgccattatgcacggtataccacgagaatgctaatttttagcccattcgaatggtacctgtcttattaaaatctctcccactgattttgaggaatcaagtcccgaaatcttcggaccctggttcgccaatactggccattatcattttcccgggtttgacgcttcccaacaccccagccgccattattaatgtttaccttttttttttaaagaggatgcgccattatgcacggtataccacgagaaagctaatttttagcctattcgaatggtacctgtcccattaaaatcggtcccacagattttgaggaacCAAGTCCCGCAATTTtcgaccctggttcgccaatactggccattatcattttcgcgagttttgacgctgcccaaaaccccagccgccattattgtttaccttttcttcaagaggatgcgccattatgcacggtataccaggtgaaagctaatttttagcccattagaatggtacctgtcccattaaaatcgctcccactgattttgaggaatcaagtcccgaaatcttcggaccctggttcgccaatactgggcattatcattttcccgagttttgacgctgccaaacaccccagccgccattattaatgtttacctttttttaaagaggatgcgccattatgcaccgtataccacgagaaagcttatttttagcccattcgaatggtacccgtcccattaaaatcgctcccacagattttgaggaatcaagggccccaattttcggaccctggtttgccaatactggccattatcattttcccgggtttgacgctgcccaacaccccagccgacattattaatgtttacccttttttaaggatgtagtctcatgttccggcctactttttagaggttatttcaaaaatttttttttgtaataaaaaataatgcgatcgtattcattttcacatatgtttttataggcatcataaactatttgaaaaaattttgtttaatttattcttgtgtagtttaatacacttta
This is a stretch of genomic DNA from Drosophila bipectinata strain 14024-0381.07 chromosome 4, DbipHiC1v2, whole genome shotgun sequence. It encodes these proteins:
- the LOC122321806 gene encoding uncharacterized protein, whose translation is MLGPGAAVQLPVPNFSGKYTDWPAFHDPFMQLIHQNQALSNIQRFHFLKQALPKEQDQDVHQMELTDGAYTIAWDLIIKRYDSPRLQFMHHMNALYDLPFISRESSSEIKHMLNVTNVCINEFNRLKTNIHSSTQWIVHHLIARLPTTTVQAWEHCLGNSSDIPSFLDLETFLNTRLVSMNIIENRKCSQPTHNSTINKSTNYARQNPTQKGSGFYKGSMFHTTTGTSGPISCVHCKGQHILRRCPDFLSKDCFARKRIIDHTKACLNCLSIHHPLSQCGSNKNCLKCGQRHHTLLHFPTTYTSPSPIIQNAASESSDLAYPSDSTTVLMATAAQSTRSILLATALVQLHNNSTGQTAVIRALIDHGSEGTLITERAAQLLGLPRHRVTAQITGVGDNSKNICRFSTEFSVSSCTDPQFHHLVRPAYVLNSITSHLPRSNVNVDTCQHLQGLHLAV